One Granulicella sp. 5B5 DNA window includes the following coding sequences:
- a CDS encoding tRNA guanosine(34) transglycosylase Tgt, whose amino-acid sequence MSLRFQVENTTGYGGRRAQLELPHGVVQTPVFMPVGTAATVKAVPQNLVEELNAEIILANTYHLYLRPGHELIARAGGVHRFMSWLRPMLTDSGGFQVFSLAKLRKISADGVEFRSHLDGSKHFFSPEHSMAVQVALGADIMMAFDECVETPASWERTRDSMSLTHDWARRSKEYWLAHRDEVPWTQPLHRDAATGYDVAKFAGKHQALFGIVQGGMYRDLRRESAERLVEMDFPGYAIGGLAVGEPREVTREMIALSLEVLPKDKPRYVMGVGYPDEIEEYAKMGVDMMDCVLPTRAGRHGLLFVRADPADRTSAVLRMNIKRQENAEDQRPIDEGCTCMVCRRYTRAYLRHLFVCAEPLGATLNSIHNLAFYLETMRRIRAELTTAVR is encoded by the coding sequence ATGTCGCTTCGCTTCCAAGTTGAAAACACCACGGGGTATGGCGGACGCCGCGCGCAGTTAGAGCTGCCGCATGGCGTCGTACAGACGCCGGTCTTCATGCCCGTCGGCACAGCCGCAACAGTCAAGGCCGTGCCGCAGAACCTCGTCGAAGAGCTCAACGCCGAGATTATCCTCGCCAACACCTATCATCTCTACCTGCGCCCAGGGCACGAGCTTATCGCTCGCGCTGGCGGTGTGCACCGCTTCATGAGCTGGCTGCGGCCCATGCTCACGGACTCAGGCGGCTTCCAGGTCTTTTCGCTCGCCAAGCTGCGCAAGATATCCGCCGATGGTGTTGAGTTTCGCTCACACCTCGACGGCTCCAAGCACTTCTTCTCGCCCGAGCACTCCATGGCCGTGCAGGTAGCGCTCGGCGCCGACATCATGATGGCCTTCGACGAGTGCGTGGAGACGCCCGCCAGTTGGGAGCGTACGCGCGACTCCATGTCTCTCACGCACGATTGGGCACGCCGGTCGAAAGAATACTGGCTCGCACACCGAGACGAGGTTCCCTGGACGCAACCGCTCCATCGCGATGCGGCCACCGGATATGACGTAGCGAAGTTCGCTGGCAAGCATCAGGCGCTCTTCGGCATTGTGCAGGGCGGCATGTACCGCGACCTGCGTCGCGAGTCTGCTGAGCGCCTCGTCGAGATGGACTTCCCCGGCTATGCTATCGGCGGCCTCGCCGTCGGTGAGCCGCGTGAGGTCACCCGCGAGATGATCGCGCTCTCGCTTGAAGTGCTCCCAAAGGACAAGCCGCGTTACGTCATGGGCGTCGGCTATCCCGACGAGATTGAGGAGTATGCGAAGATGGGCGTCGACATGATGGATTGCGTCCTGCCCACGCGCGCAGGCCGACACGGCCTGCTCTTCGTTCGCGCAGATCCCGCCGACCGTACCAGTGCTGTCCTGCGCATGAACATCAAGCGGCAGGAGAACGCCGAGGACCAGCGGCCTATCGACGAAGGCTGTACCTGCATGGTGTGTCGCCGCTACACGCGTGCCTACCTGCGCCATCTCTTCGTCTGTGCCGAGCCGCTGGGCGCAACACTCAACTCCATCCACAATCTCGCGTTCTATCTGGAGACCATGCGTCGTATCCGCGCGGAGTTGACTACTGCAGTGCGCTGA
- a CDS encoding RNA polymerase sigma factor, protein MSIATNDFRRLVETHQRMVFSLALRVTGERGTAEEVAQDAFLELHRELIQRQPRLESEDHVRFWLRRVTVHRATDALRRRSRRPEAQAEEWVEEQHIEENGEALSAAVVALLEELLRTLPEQMRIAIVLRYQEEMAPDEIANLLNQPLATVKSNLQRGLQLLRRKAAVTMKEYVR, encoded by the coding sequence ATGAGCATCGCAACGAACGACTTCCGCAGACTGGTGGAGACCCATCAACGCATGGTGTTCTCGCTCGCGCTCCGTGTTACGGGCGAGCGCGGCACCGCCGAAGAGGTGGCACAGGACGCCTTTCTCGAACTGCACCGTGAGCTGATCCAGCGCCAGCCGCGGCTCGAGAGCGAAGACCATGTGCGCTTCTGGCTCCGTCGCGTCACGGTCCACCGTGCCACCGACGCCCTCCGCCGCCGCTCCCGAAGGCCGGAAGCCCAGGCCGAGGAGTGGGTCGAGGAGCAGCACATCGAAGAGAACGGCGAAGCGCTTAGTGCGGCTGTCGTTGCCCTGCTTGAAGAGCTTCTGCGCACACTGCCTGAGCAGATGCGCATCGCGATCGTCTTGCGGTATCAGGAAGAGATGGCACCGGATGAGATCGCGAACTTATTGAACCAGCCGTTGGCGACGGTAAAGAGCAACCTGCAGCGCGGTCTGCAGCTGTTGCGGAGAAAGGCTGCCGTCACCATGAAGGAGTATGTCCGATGA